ttttgaattttttttgcatCATTTCTATTTAGGCATAAAGATTAGTGTAAGACAATAGGCTCTAGAGTGCACATTGGTATATGTCAAGACCAGTAATAGCAGTGGCAGTAGAGTATTCAATCAATGCAGGAAAAAGAAGCAGTAGGCAAGTAGGATAGCATAATGTAATAGCACTACTACAACTGTGTACTGAATTCGCAATGCAAAtgttattgtacatgtatttatattgtaattatgaaaaaacaaaaatacagtacacagtttttattaataaagttatgtTATCAGTGATGTAGTGATAGTGATcaggcctgccaactctcacggattgggcgtgagactcacgcgaACCTcccaaagaaaaatgaaaatatgtgagatttttgccccaatttccacaattttacaCATACTATCATTGacacatcaattgccccaaaaccaaatctcaagcattgccccactcttgggttagCAGACCTGATAGTGATGTTATTTGCATTAATTCAACTTTGAATTAAAATATTCGAATTATTATTAAGATTTATTTACTTACCAGCTAGCTTCAACTCTTTTGCGATTTCTCGCCAGTTATTCCTCTTAATTTCTtcgtttttataatttttgtttttttaaattatagagGCATGGCCTCTCTCTGACTAGTACAATAAGTTGTTCTTCCATAACTTATTACgctactattattaataattcagttaattattattaagtattatttttaataagtataagtaagtattattattaataagtaTACACTAGTATTTAAAACGACCACGCTTGTAGTTTTCGCAGTGTATGACCTTGGAACAGCCAATAGCGTGCAAGAGGTCGCGCCCAAAATCAAACATGTTCGAACGCTCTGAAAATGCCGCAATCTTGTCGCTGCGGTTGACGCTTTGTCGCATTGCttcaatttcacgtgataaTTTCTCTAGTGTGCGCGCACCTTTAGTTCATCTTTTGAGCTGGGTAAAGTGTTATGATTAAGGTGGTAGGAAGAGAGCACGTTGCAAGAGtgcatgttttgttttttcataTCTCAGCAATTGTGTCAAGTTAAAACATTTCATAGGCAGTAGTAATACATTCCTTCCATtatatttgaaatgaatttGATGGCTTTGCACATGTCAGTGTCTTGAATCAGTTTATGTGTTTGCCCCTACTGAAGCTGCATATTCCACATGTAGTCTGCACAAGCTTTTGTATGCTAGTAAGCACTCTTTCTCTGGAGCATAGTGCAGAGCACCCTTTATCTGACATAGCTGGTATTTAGATGCTTTTTGTTGGATATATAAGTTAAACTCTTGATCAGATTGTAGTATACCTCCAAGATATTTGAAATAGTGAAATAAAAGCTTAAGTCCTTTAAAAATTGGGCCTTTTGATTAATTAGGAAAGGATTGAATGTAACAAAGAATTACGGTATTAGTATGGCAGCAAGTCTGCAAGAAACTTTCATGTTGTTGTCTTTTGTTGACATTCATTTTTTCTGAATATAGCTCGATCAATCTGGGCCAAACGATTAGGAATGTATAGTAAGATATATCAGAAACTACCACTTTAAAATGTATTTGATTGCTCAATTTAGTCCTGATCAATGAGTTTAGGCTTACGTAAATTACTTTCAAATTTGCTGAATGTAACTCAATGTGCTCAAATTTATGCCTTGTAATAGCTGCCTAAAATCTCGTACAATTTTCTCAAATGATACTACTACTAAAACCTACCTTAGGTAACCTAGTGTTTAGTAAGGCTTTTGGCTATGCATCACTACTCATGAGATGTGATTAGGATCATGAGAAAACATTTTTTCCAGataaacaataaaacatttgAGTGCACATATCTTTCAAAGACatatatttttgcataatatTAATTGCGAAAGCATCACCTGCTTGAATGTAAGCAAGTCCTTTTGGTTACTTGCTGTCATCATTGCCAGATGCTAGATTATTCTAACTATGTTTCAATACCCTAAACTCGACTCACCAATTATTCATACTAAGAATGTTGTGTATTACTATAGTTTCTCATGAAGGCTGCtgcaaaatgtttttctaaGACTTTCTTCTAAGTCATCTATTGACTTAGTTTTTCAATACATTTTTTGCTTGAACAAGTCATTCTATAATACTACACCaaaccaaatatataaaaaagataTTTTGTGTAAAAGGGTTTGTGAAGACCGCTATAGGTGTTCGACTTGCTAAAGAAGGTAATTTATCCAGCGTAATATGATTTGCTTGTGaagatttcaatgttttttgtcATACTTGTCATATTTCAAAcgctctagtagttatcaatagtTGCTATTTCTGACAGTGACTTCTCATGGACCCTGAAGGAAAAAATGAAAGCAAACCTGCAAAGAACCCTAAAGTCAAAACTCCAAAGGTTCGAAAGAAGGCGCTGTATAAGGATGTTGCCAAGCAGGTGCTTGCATTAAGGTTTTTGTGGTTTTAATCAGATTATCATTAGTATTGACTTTTTATTTCGTAATAAATGAAACTGGAATGGGTCATACTGATTAGTGGATTCATTTAATATTCATCTGTTTTAGATGGATCTATATTTTGGTGACTCAAACTTATTACAAGACAGGTTTTTAAAGAAGGAGATTGATGCATCTCAGGATGGCTGTAAGTGTCTCCATTTATCTAAAATGCTAAATGAATGCCACATTTTATTTAACTCGTTTTCTACGTTGCTCAACTTATGtggattatttttaaaaaagatgtaaaaatgtatgactataaaaaaaaacaccaAATACATCATTTTTATTCTCGCAAAAAAGCTTTCCCTCTGTtcctttatatatttataatgaaGCACCTTCCAACAAAGGTCATGACTGAcccattttttcaaaaaaaactcATAAGATTCTCTCTAATAAGCTCTGCATGATCATATTGAATTAAATTTTCAAGTTGTAACAAGTTTATGAATAAGTACATGAAGCAGTAATcataattaccgtaaaacctcaatTTAAAGgccatctttatttgaacgcctcCTCTAATAGAACACCACTATAGGAGAAAGGTTGGAAAATACTGTGTCACAATTTATTTTGAGCACTATCTTTTaaaccgccactttgacattcattcTGTTttatctttacaaacccatactAGGAAGTGATCGGTAAAAAAACgttcacaaaatggtactaataatgactcagtcACATCAACAACAGTTAATTTTtctgttgttgctgtagtgttGCCATGGTTTTAATGACAGTGTACCCGAAAAGATCAATCGTCACAATCATCGGAACTGCACTCTGAGTCGAAGTCTCTGAGGTTTATATTCGAGCCATTGTTTTCAAATTCGTTTAATGTGGTTTGCAATCTCACCTGAAGACTTTTAAGCATTTTGATGAATGGTGAGAACTTTGGAAACACCATCTGACATTATAGTAGTTATTATTATGGCATATTGAAGTTCATtttttaactccaaagctttacagtttttttaaactttgaaaacgACAccagtgaaataattaataactgtatctgtaattaataactgtagtttcttgtttaactcggtctgGTACTTCACCGtatatggaaaatggtttcgCAAAATTGCTGAGGCCGACGGCAGTAATGTCACTCCGCCTGAAGGAGATTGCAGTATGTAGGTGGCATTAGCATCGTTCTGTCCGGaatgggttaaatttatcttcacaaaattctgacgagctagtcGAAAAGTAAAGTGTCACCCTCTATTTAAACGTCACTTCTAATACAACGCCACTATaaggaaagggttgaaaaatacagctgAAAATAGAAATACAGCGTCATGGTGCtgaaatagaggttttatggtaattcATTATCCTCAACATAGCTTACAACTTTATAGAGGGGAGTCGCTTACCAGATATAAAGAAATGTGTTTTTAGTACAAGTTTTCATAGTTGTCATTGTATTTTCATCAGGAGGCACAGAATTCTTAAACTATCCTAGCAGGTCACATTTTTTTACATCTTCTAATGCGCTTAGTCATATTGTGTTCAAGTTCTCCTCTCACTTGGTCTATATTATGTTTCAGTTGTTCCAGTGGAGTTATTTCTCAAGTTTAACAAGATAAAGTCATTGGGTGTCGCTACAGAGGATATTTCAAAGGCCGTAAAACACTTTTCCACACTCTTGGAGCTCAATGACTCGAAGGACAAACTAAGGCGTACCACACCGTTAGCCTCTCAGGAGGAGCTTGATAGTAGGACTGTGTATGTGGTGAGTTGTCTGTATACCATGTAACCTGCTTGCATGTGTCACTTTGTGTCATACCTTATCTTTAACTATTTTACCGGTTCTACTTTTCTTCTTCACTTAGATTCGCCCTACCAATGCCATCATCAAACACTCATTGCTTTAGCATCGGCAAATATATACGACTCTATTAAGACTTTGAAACTTAGTCTTGTATACACAAACAGGTTGTTGATTCTAACCTGATTAATGAATTCCATCAACTGTGAGAGTACTTAAATAATTTAGTACAAGtgtttttaactgaatatcataTTGAAGCTAGAACATGCAGAACGCAATAATAAAACTCAAATGTAGTCATTTTTTCACGCTTTCAAAGAAGTGATGTTTCAAAtataactgaagaaacataatgattccAGTACACAGTACGCCGTGTCTGATAGAGTATGTATGTTTGTTATGAATAGGAAAacatagttttagtgtaaagctcttgCTGCTGAGCAGAAGATTTTGTTGTTGAGGAGAAGATGTTGTTGTTGTGGAGAAGATTTCTAGATTTGTTCATTTTGATCTTTCATTGCCAGGAATTTCAATCAGTATTTCATTAGAAACTAGAGCCACTTTTCATTTCTCAGGCGGTTAGAAGCGCCCTCGGTATTTTGgtaatatctcaaaaaataatATTCTAATTGGCATAACTCTGGTCTAAGACTGGAAACATATCACGGATAAAACAGCCAAAAGTTCTTACTCGTACATAAACCAGAAGTGCAAAAAAATAATACTAAACTACATACTACACTAATAATAGAAACTAATCCTACACCCGAGTAAACTAAAGTTTTCTCAGGTGTAGGATTAGGTGGGAGAACAACTCTTCGAATTATCTCAAGCTTAGGCTTGAAAGTGTTGAGGGAAAGTGTTCAAGTTTGGCTTTGTACACTTGTGTTATTCCTGGAATTGTTTTGGCAACATCCGATTTTCTGCACAACCTGtggtttttattcattttcttaGTAGCCTATCTAGCTAGTTATCTTCAATTATTAGAATTCTTGTATTGCGGTGTTTACTCAAGAACGTCGctgttttttgcaattttataaATCTATGGTTGTTTACTAGTTCTACTCGGTTTTAATTTATAGGAAGGCCTCCCTCTAACCATCAACCATGACTGGGTCATAAAAACTCTTTCTAAGTATGAGAAGGTCAACTATGTTAGCCTACCTAAATACAGCACAACTAAGAAGCTGAAAGGATTTGCCTTTGTTGAGTTTGCTAGTGAGGCTGGAGCAAAGGCTTGCCTGAGTGCTATTGGCACAAAGGAGTTCAAATCACTTGAACCTTTTCCCAAGGCTGGCAACAAGGACAAGCAACGCATGGAGAAATCAGTTGGAAAGATCTGTGAGTTATGCTTATCAGTGGTGTGACATCATACGGTTGTTATGATAGCGTAGTAATCAACTAGAGGCCTTCTTGCATTGCCTTAAGACTGCAGTAAAATGGCAGTAAATGCGTGCCAATAAAAAGGTTGCTCACcgatttgcaaattttttaaaactttaaaaacactTTCCTTTCACATTGAAGTCAATATCAGTACACATGTATTCTCGGCTTCTGTTTATAGTTGGTTGCTGCCCAGCTAAGACTATTTAATCAAACAAAGAAACTaattaatgaaataattaatgtgtttcaaaatacattcaatctgttattttgatatttagCTAACGCAGAGCAGCAGGCGTCAAAGAAAAGAAACAAAAAGCGTCACTCTGCCAACTCTGTTGCAAGAGAGACGACTCCTGTCAACGATGCTCTGGCTACGGAGTGCTCTGCAATGGGCAAATCAGTTGAAGCTTCATTTGATGCTGTTTCCAGCGATGAACCTGTGAATAAGAAAGCGAAAGTGGAACATTCTGAACCAGCAACAAAACCTTCTCGGAAAAGAAAGCGCAAAAGCAGCCAATCAAAGGTGCTTGTCGTTCATCGGGGAGCCCATAAGATGTTCTGATGTGTTAAATAAGATTATTATAGCttagttgaaagaaaataaaatcctTTGAAATCTTATTTTATTGTGCTTTTtgtgtcatatatctgttgaaCTTGTTCAcaatttgtagtttttttatcaaaattatttcattGGATTGGCAAGAACAAGTATTCTGGTGAAACGACTGATGcacaaaattgaaattttaaaggCTCAGAAGATTTCTAAAAAGAAATGGCCATATCTCCAAAACTGCTGCCTCAAACACGCTTGTTTTTTGTGGTCATTAAGTACCCATCTTCCAAACAGTACCCATCTTGCCAAATATCAACTACATATATCTATGTCCATTTTGAATcgaaatagttttttattcgTTGCGTTTCTTTTCATTTAGCCATCTTCTTGCCAAATATGCTTAAATGTTTTCCGTTGAAAATAAGTTTGTAACAGTTGGTTTCCTTTGCTGAGTTTATACAGTTCAAATTTTAGGACTGgttctgattaaaaataattctTATCTCCTAACCCCTTGGATAAAACGAAGTTTGACAGGAAAAAGAAGACAACCACTATTTTCTGTTATTAACGTCACTGCACTTTTTTATCTCTGATGCCTAGTTTCACTGTGTATGTTCGACAATGCATGTGTGTTAGAAATtcacattgtttttttttgtgaatTTCAGAGCAAGGATGAACCAGCCCCTAAAGTACCTGATATAGATTCAGAAACAGACGTACAGAGCACAAAGTCTGTTGTGAAAACAGAtactaaaaagcaaaaaaatgaaCACATGAGTCCCAAAAAGGAACTAGGGAGGAAGAGTCGCTCGGGTACCAGTCTGAAGGCCATTTCAAAGTAAGCCCTTCAAATATACAAcaattataaaacaaattttaacagTTTCAATGTAGAGCATCACTATATGCCGTATTTGTATTCCATCAATATTCTCACTGTTTTATGGACACCTTGTTAGTCTTTACTAGGTCAAGGTTTCAAAGGGTAGTGTGATGAATATTTTCTCTGTCTTGTTTGAACCATTGTTAGGCAGTTTCAATTGTTTTGAAAGCATATCTCAACATTACAACAGTAATACTGTATGTATGCAACACTGGCCcgatttcaatgttttaaaagtaaCTTTCTTTCTAAAAGTATTGTGTCAATTAGTTACAGTACATCAAGACAACAGGGTTTCCATAGAAACTAATTCGTTCATATTGGAAGAGGTTTGTTTTTAATGTGTAGCTTAATCAGGGTTTATCTGCTATTAGAAGTAGTGCCAGTTTTATGGATCATTGTTTCCTCTGCTCCTACTGACCCATTTGTGTACAATGAAAGACGATCTAGTATGCTTTAGCTTTCATGTCTAGTTATCTTAGCTGATCCCTTTTCGTTCCTTCAGGGCAGAATGGCTGCAGCTTCGCAAGCAATACTTGGATGTGCAAAAATCACACATGACTATATTAAAAGAGCGGATGCGTGAGCGAAAGGCGGCGGAGGAAACAGTTAACGCCCCTAATAAGGATGTTGATGTCTTACAACTCGTACCGAATGTCATTGTTAAAATAGACGCAGATACAGAGCTGGACAGGGCAAAGATTAAGGTTAGTATATCAGCTGTCAAGGTGTGAGGTTTAAGGTTGATTATACCTACATGATTTGTTTGAAATTATTATGGGCCTTTCTGGTGGTATTCCAAGTTGATGGTACAGTTCCTCGCATTGTGCATACATTTGTAGCTTCAGTTGTAAGATTGTAATTAGTAATCGTAGTAGAGATTGAAATCAGTTGTAAGATTGTACTCTGAATATTTTGCTGTCCttgtatatatttgttacataaatctatgtatatataaatataagtgtTTGTTGGTATATCGTACGTCCAGCTATAGTGGTTAATATGCGCACACTAAAATTACTAGTAACAGAAAAAAATCGCCTCGCATCGGAATTAAATTGGGAAACACCGGTTTTGCAGACAGGCATGCAAATGACTACATTACGCAGTCATATTGCCGTTTATGGAATACTTgtggacatacttattacacctgtcaATCTTTAATGGCACATGGGACTGTCAgtgaagaaaaatatgtgcccaaACTTCcctaaaatgctataaatatctatacatctcagtgtttgtttgtctgtctgtcatgtGTCCCGTTATAACGATTACAATCTAAGACCGAAAAGCCTGTTTTGCATTCGACTTGACCTCAAAACCTCCAAGTCTTCATACAGGCATGCTAAACTATTATGCTACATTGTCATtgccatactatgaaaaaattgtgcacatatttatgcTGCACTTGGGAAAATACCATTGGCCAGCTTAACATGTCGCATAACATCAAGCTGGTTTCACagctcttattgtagtaaagattttagactagcttaagtcaCTCAAGTTctttgggtaattattttatttctgtGCAACTCCGAGTATTCAGtcggtatgtatatatagcgcaaacttaattaaactttaaGCGCACATGGAAATAAATACCCTAATTtaactttgtgtatgtttattttaaaaagcctctgtgcaaaaacttctttattacccgtgcaatgccaggcattcggTAGTGCTAATATGAAGATGTAACAAGTAACAGGCCATtgcatctattatatatatttcgGTGTTCAATTATGTCAGTTAAATTCTTTTGTTTCTCCACTTCACCAATATAAGTATGATGTGTTTACACCATATGATAAGAATAGAtgttattatttatgttgtaggctAGAATTACAGATAATATTGATGTGTCCTACATAGATGTGGCGGTAGGAGCAACTAGTGGCTTTATCAGGTGCAAGACATGCGACGATGCCAGCAAACTTCTAAAGCAAACATGCGGCGAGAATTACaaactctctctagttgaaGGTGCTTTTTCTCTCATTGGTTGGTTTTAGTGCAGCTCATCTGAGTATTATGCTCTGCTGCTAGTAGTCAGGTAGCTAAAGGTAAGCAGGAGCTCTCTCTCTCTACGGATTCTTATGTTATATTGTTGTGAGGTTTAGAGCTCACCTACAAAGAAAAGTTGAACACAATAGAACCAAatttaatagtaatattatttttgtgttGTAAGTTGTGTTTGAATTAACTTCAGATTTACATAACTTGGCCTGCCCTTTATTTCATCGTGACTTCCAATACTCTCAATTATGCATTTTTTGCTGCCCTGGTAACTCATAAAAGATGGCTGCGTTCAGAGTTGAAAAGCATCTAATGTGGAAGATTTTCCATGTTTTCGTAATATTCTGATGAGAACAAATTAAGTTGTATTCAAGTATACTGTCATTCAATCTGTAGCATTAGCAAtgtaatacagtgcaccctcgagatacgatgttaattcgttccagggttggcatcgtatggtgaaaaaatcgtatgtaggggtatagcgaccattgtaattatacaatgcaaacaccccctggtaaaaatcgtcaattttttttttataaaaatgtgtacatattgacaatcggcaacaaaatagtatgttaactttagtaattatagttacctacagtaactgtattgtatttagtgtatttcaatggttatgatctgcaataaaacgcaaaattataatgtgtgtaccaaatgcagtacgtacggtaaggagttcttgccttcaaaaggtacgcataacataaactttgaattcacttcaagtcagtttagcttgctaaacctacacttaaaactaagttatagtatgtattttgaactattttactgaatttcaactttttatcacgaaattttatccttcagcagttcctatctccactttcactataaactttagcctatctggttgaaacctttttcaacctaaatcagtaaggccgagcgatgcagttatagaaagcggcctctcgcacacttgaccatttaatggctaccgaaaagaaaaataaaattttattttctatacaggatcgtacatacctttggagtaacgtggctttagctggtacatgcgagtaaagcagagaggaggcaaaaacgtatcaatgctaattatggtgctgtacacttgaaaataaatttaaaacgtaatgaattggaattttttagcaggctaaaagaagttgtccattcctgtccaatttttctactttttctacgaaaaaattgatggtgtaatgcagaaaattgctagctagcgcttgtaaaaggatccagagaatgtggtacagtagtttgtcttgtatgaaatgtgcacaagaatcaatgtagccgtgcatacaaagtttgtacgtatttatactctaaggggggacagggctttagcaagttttagaaagtaatgtggatgcgccaactatcttgagtagctagttatatgagttacatacatacgatgaattgtattcacgtagaagataacaagcccatatgcaaagacatggttaaacaagaaaataaaatatgaaaaacatgccacacaagagttaaataatatatattatacatgaatTGTTtcaatgtaccagtccacatcagtaaattaaacacttgaaatatttctgcgaatgtggggttttctgtatcttctacatcctcgcctttactaaatggttgctcctttgaATGccgatcgcgtgcatgaccgagctcattcaaatcttcagtcggaagctctttcttgtgcttgctctaatggagttcttgttttaataataattgcaaatgctgattggttgcgatcatattccttgacaatgttaataatacgggtcccttcttcttatttacgacatcaaacgttgttgacatagaaatcatttttccttcgttttgtaacgtttgtatcggtctcagactccatagataacgaattaaatgtagatacttgtagttatatatgtatgctgacttaaaagtttatagtaaaagctataataatgctacaaatgaATACTTGCTcccgcttgtgtattttacacgaaaatttccacgcggacatgagagaagtcgatcatcgtgtctcttctaaacgttctaagatgGTTTTTGGCAAACTATATtccggtgtcttttttatttcgacgcgtgttatgagcacaccgacggccaaattttatcTCGGGCGagacttttctcaaattcgtatggtgaaataaaattcgtatagcgaggtgaagatatcgcaatgtttgacttcgtaaggtgaaaaaatcgtatatcagggtaatcgtatctcgagggtgcactgtactattTTTTGATAGAAAGAGCCACCATGAGAATTCTgatgatctatatatatatatatttcagtgtttgtctttttgttaagtactgtgtccagttatagcaattaaatctagcaatgaaaaatccgcaCGACACTGGACTTGATCTCGGGGCCTAAAGATCTAGAAGCAGTGAACTTAACCATGTAGCTCCGCGGaatatattgtatttgttaGGCTCACAGTCATTAAATCggttaagatactcacgctTAAAGCACTTGCTTGGGGTTAACAACTAGCACTGCTGACCATTACGTGTAATGATTGTTAAGTTGGCCCAAACGCGTGTATTGTTtcagtaaagatctagctttccaggtaaattactcaaattcattaggtagtTATTCTATTACACGTGCAACGCCGAGCATCTTATTATTCAATGAATCaatttttaacaattatttagcattgcatTTCTGAATTTCACTGATAGcattataattataactatttttataGTAAGCATTGTTTTTGAGACGAAGATTAGGCTCTCTTAATATTAATGAAGTTCACAtgaatacaaataatttttgcagtaaAATTGCATTAATTATTTTGCTACCATGAGCAGCAACACGCAGCTCGTCAAGAGCTGCATGTTGCtactttagtagatttcataaaAATAGTTTCTGGTTAGTCAGTAACTAATAAATTAGCCTATTGTGTCTGTACTTGAACAAAAGGAAATAATCTTCCGCATGCGTTGAGCCAATAGCAAATACATTTAGAttttgttttgctttgcaaaaactttatttttttatcgcaatttttttagcaatgaATAGCCATGTCAGACTCATTACAGCGATGAAGGTTTCACTAATTTTAGATCTATGAACTCAGATGATTTTTATACTACAGAGatttattagtttatttttggcagtaattataataatgccATAAGCTGTATTAATATTGATAACTCGTCTAACTCGGAACGTGCTTACTGTCGTAACAAAAATGGCCTAAAAAAGTGTCCGAGCTGATTCTGCTACACATTTGTGACATTTCTTTgacatcagctgatgtaaaattttatgctgaataatttggtatcaacaaattttatatGGCCTGTGTGGTTGGAAAGTTATAACAACTTATATGCGCtcttgtcaaatattaggttttgcCAAATATGTAGTTATGTCCTGGTAAACAAATTAAGTTGGTAGGGAAAGAGTTGAGTTTTTTTAGTTCGTCGTGTAAGTATCTACTACTTTGATATAATAGGAATAATTCTTTATTATTAGCTAAGCCTACCGCTCATTTGCAAACATGTTGAACAATTATAAGTTGTTCCAAGAGAAAGTTGACACGCTTAGGAAACAATCTAGAAAACAGCATCAATACTTACAGTAGCTCAAAATAGCATTTGAAAAAGAACATTTAAAATTATGCTGATTTTTATGTATTTGGTTTGTTTACATGTTTGACTTGTTAGCAATAGCTATCTCATAATGCTTCACATAGTTGAAAGTTGACTCATTCCAAATTGAAATTATGAAAATCGGAATGGTGGCGGAATTCCTTGGAAAGAGTTAAGGTGATTTTAATTTATCGAAAAGCTTGTCATATTTAGGTTAGAAACAATAATTtagttatacaaatacaatagtTTTGTATGTCACGGCTGCAATGGCGTATAGCAAATCTGGTACAGTAAACAGTAATCATTATAAGCAACAAAAACCTTTGACATGTATGACCATGGTGGTTTGGTAATCAAGAATTAGTCACAAAAGAATGCtttatttatttctaatattcacaaaataattgtgaatataacaaataaataaagtGTTTTAAACATGTAGATCAATGACTTTTAGctaattgtttaaaaaatttagcGCATAATTTGAACATTTTGAACAACACTTTAGAACATAATTTGTTTTTCCACGAGTATTGCAGATGAGGTGAGTTGAAGGCAGGGTTGGATGGAGTTGggattttttaacaaaattgatttttttgctAATGTAAATGTCTCTGAATTGCATTTTTGATCAGAATCCTGGCGAGCCCACTTTTTGACATTAGGAACTTACATGCTTTAGTTTGACAACTTATATTTCTTACATTCAACAgccatataaaattataatgtgtaaATTTCATCTAAGTTAGTAGAGTAGGGCTATCAGCATTTTCGTATAAAAAGGCGCTATG
Above is a window of Watersipora subatra chromosome 3, tzWatSuba1.1, whole genome shotgun sequence DNA encoding:
- the LOC137390673 gene encoding la-related protein 7-like, which translates into the protein MDPEGKNESKPAKNPKVKTPKVRKKALYKDVAKQMDLYFGDSNLLQDRFLKKEIDASQDGFVPVELFLKFNKIKSLGVATEDISKAVKHFSTLLELNDSKDKLRRTTPLASQEELDSRTVYVEGLPLTINHDWVIKTLSKYEKVNYVSLPKYSTTKKLKGFAFVEFASEAGAKACLSAIGTKEFKSLEPFPKAGNKDKQRMEKSVGKISNAEQQASKKRNKKRHSANSVARETTPVNDALATECSAMGKSVEASFDAVSSDEPVNKKAKVEHSEPATKPSRKRKRKSSQSKSKDEPAPKVPDIDSETDVQSTKSVVKTDTKKQKNEHMSPKKELGRKSRSGTSLKAISKAEWLQLRKQYLDVQKSHMTILKERMRERKAAEETVNAPNKDVDVLQLVPNVIVKIDADTELDRAKIKARITDNIDVSYIDVAVGATSGFIRCKTCDDASKLLKQTCGENYKLSLVEGEDEESYWQKLNEQRRDRRMQGAKTKTKRSCNKKGTKKVLEQQVKQAKKMPKNSHGSQVRQDSLELLLILDFRLELALINLYGRNSPFVLLLYPKLAFSKGMFMLGHFQKDCHKIPPGIERKPMLKSYTISTIFTAYPTYLQPRAVKRRTPTIRTESLSKCGRTSQTAASTIIPDPENTTPGDTTIHDDEQPAASDNQDTPTASTTSCRRGGRPKQPALTGMISSIRSSSCKRLVSVFSNSSFLPQSAITSINRRFLANQICSRSTHDVGPEKEQFSGNIPMDKLDFRYCRSGGAGGQHVNKVATKVELRFNVREATWIPDWIKPRLMEKEANRITKHGELIVTSDKTRKQILNQGDCLNRLRTMIFDASVLPKEPTPEELALAEKRKAKRAVSILKEKRHHSLKRASRGSQ